Proteins encoded within one genomic window of Candidatus Binataceae bacterium:
- a CDS encoding DUF2277 domain-containing protein, with protein sequence MCRNIKPLFNFEPPVTDDEIHAASLQFVRKITGFNKPSKANEHSFEHAVEDIAAIAAQLLSSLQTTAPSRNREEEAAKAKARAAERFGA encoded by the coding sequence ATGTGCAGAAATATCAAGCCGCTTTTCAATTTCGAGCCGCCCGTGACCGACGACGAGATCCACGCCGCGTCGCTGCAGTTCGTGCGCAAGATCACCGGCTTCAACAAGCCGTCGAAAGCCAATGAGCATTCGTTCGAGCACGCCGTCGAGGACATCGCGGCGATCGCGGCGCAACTGTTGAGCTCGCTGCAGACGACGGCGCCTTCGCGCAATCGCGAGGAAGAGGCCGCGAAGGCCAAGGCGCGCGCCGCGGAAAGATTCGGCGCCTAA